In Cryptomeria japonica chromosome 1, Sugi_1.0, whole genome shotgun sequence, the sequence GATGAAATCATTCCACTGCACTGCAACGCACTGGAGCAGCAACAGCAATGGTTGTTCGAAGGGCCGTACATTTGGATACGATGGCGATTTTTATTACGCTTGTGCTCTCTATTGTAGCGTTGGTTTCAGCTGAATACGAACCATATTCACCTCCTCCACCTCTATATTATTACAAATCTCCCCCTCCACCATCTCCTTCACCCCCTCCTTCATATTACTACAAATCTCCACCTCCTTATTACTACAAGTCCCCTCCACCTCCCTCTCCCTCacctcctcctccatatttttacAAGTCCCCTCCACCTCCAtttccatctcctcctccactatACTATTATAAgtctccacctccaccatctccttcaCCTCCACCACCATATTATTATAAATCTCCACCACCACCAttcccatctcctcctcctccatattACTATAagtcacctcctcctccatccccctctcctcctcctccctaCTACTACAAGTCTCCACCACCACCATTTCCCTCTCCACCACCCCCATATTACTATAAATCGCCACCACCACCTtccccatctcctcctccaccataCTACTATAaatctccaccaccaccatctccatctcctcctcctccatactACTACAAGTCTCCCCCACCACCATCACCCTCTCCACCACCCCCATACTACTATAAGTCCCCTCCACCACCTTCCCTGTCTCCTCCccctccatactattataaatccccgccaccaccatctccatctcctcctcctccatactACTACAAGTCccctccaccaccatctccctctccACCACCTCCATACTACTACAaatctccaccaccaccatctccttcACCTCCACCACCATATTATTATAAatctccaccacctccatctccatcaccaccaccaccatacTACTATAAATCTCCCCCACCTCCATCTCCCACATATTAATCGATTGACTCCATCCAGCATAGAATGCTAGGAGGTAAGATACTAACATATGTTATTGCCTTTAGTAATTAACTTTTACCGTTTCCTTTAGGAATTTGTAAAATGTGATGTGTAGTCTCCCAATTAATTCTCACAGGATGTTCAGAAGAATTCGTTACTAAGATTTTAATCTCTGTTTGTTTTTTTTCGTCTGCAGGAAGGATGTGGTATCTAGGTCCTAGTCCAAGCGGCCAATGTCTTCTCATTAGTGATATGACTATCATCCAATAAAGATTTTAAAAACAATCAACATTTTGTTTGAAATAAGCGAGACAATGGAATATGACATCTGTGACGGTGCTTGCTGTATGTAATAAGGGAAAAGCCATTGCTAATACTTCTCCCACCTCCGAGGAAACCCCATCGGAGAATGTTCCCTATCTGATGGAGCTGCCTTTTGTGGGCCAATTTATTTTTAATATCCGAGTGATAATAAAATTagttttgatcctcaattcatgtttaattaattttttcagtTTTATCCATGTACAAACACAAGAGCCCAATAAGGATAGAAAGATTTATTCAAAATTGAAATGTTCATTGGCTATTTAGTTTTAAATCATTTCTGGATATTGAGTAGTC encodes:
- the LOC131856158 gene encoding extensin-2-like, yielding MAIFITLVLSIVALVSAEYEPYSPPPPLYYYKSPPPPSPSPPPSYYYKSPPPYYYKSPPPPSPSPPPPYFYKSPPPPFPSPPPLYYYKSPPPPSPSPPPPYYYKSPPPPFPSPPPPYYYKSPPPPSPSPPPPYYYKSPPPPFPSPPPPYYYKSPPPPSPSPPPPYYYKSPPPPSPSPPPPYYYKSPPPPSPSPPPPYYYKSPPPPSLSPPPPYYYKSPPPPSPSPPPPYYYKSPPPPSPSPPPPYYYKSPPPPSPSPPPPYYYKSPPPPSPSPPPPYYYKSPPPPSPTY